The proteins below are encoded in one region of Thermococcus sp. 21S7:
- a CDS encoding HAD-IB family phosphatase, whose amino-acid sequence MVRLIAFDLEGTLVKSVSSWVELHKMFGTWEKGKEYAELFFAGKIDYVKWAELDASLWRGHRKDEIMEWANSVEYMDGAKELIEFLRKNDFKIAILSSGLMCLARRIARELEVDYVFANELIFDGNGVVTGKVNPIVDFRSKGTILRELKEELKPELTVAVGDGFNDLSMFKEADVSIAINPHEGVEGDHNVESLREVMEIIKGLIEERGQ is encoded by the coding sequence ATGGTTAGGCTGATAGCCTTTGATCTCGAAGGGACGCTGGTCAAGTCAGTCTCCAGCTGGGTGGAACTCCACAAGATGTTTGGAACCTGGGAGAAGGGAAAGGAATACGCCGAACTCTTCTTTGCGGGAAAAATAGACTACGTGAAGTGGGCGGAGCTAGACGCCTCCCTCTGGCGGGGGCACAGAAAGGATGAGATTATGGAATGGGCGAACTCGGTTGAGTACATGGACGGAGCAAAGGAGCTTATCGAGTTTCTCAGGAAGAACGACTTCAAGATAGCGATACTCAGCAGCGGTCTTATGTGCCTCGCCCGAAGGATAGCGAGGGAACTCGAAGTTGACTACGTCTTCGCCAACGAACTGATATTCGACGGGAACGGTGTTGTTACCGGGAAGGTCAACCCAATCGTCGACTTCAGGAGCAAGGGAACCATACTCCGGGAGCTGAAGGAGGAGCTGAAGCCAGAGCTTACGGTGGCCGTTGGCGACGGCTTCAACGACCTGAGCATGTTTAAGGAAGCCGACGTCAGCATAGCGATAAACCCCCACGAGGGCGTTGAGGGCGACCACAACGTTGAGAGCCTCCGCGAGGTCATGGAAATCATCAAGGGACTCATAGAAGAGCGGGGTCAGTGA
- a CDS encoding TIGR02253 family HAD-type hydrolase, which translates to MLRAVFFDFVGTLITKEGENVTHQNIVREVLRKAGREDLDYVKLWEEYEAESSAMFKELAGKPYVKIRDVDTDAMMKVAERHGFTVPDDFWEISIAMHERHGQLFPDAVETIEALKDLGLHVGIITDSDNDYIEAHLKALGIYDLFDSITTSEDAGFYKPHEGPFRLALERAGVEAGEAIYIGDNPAKDCVGAKKVGMMSVLLDPNGAKRELWGDCDFVVSKLSEVVEIVRGLTEK; encoded by the coding sequence ATGCTCAGAGCGGTCTTCTTCGATTTCGTGGGCACGCTCATAACGAAGGAGGGCGAAAACGTTACCCATCAGAACATCGTACGGGAGGTCCTCAGAAAGGCCGGGAGGGAAGACCTCGACTACGTGAAGCTTTGGGAGGAGTACGAGGCCGAAAGCTCCGCGATGTTCAAGGAGCTCGCCGGCAAGCCCTACGTCAAAATCCGGGACGTTGACACCGATGCCATGATGAAGGTGGCCGAGCGCCACGGCTTCACCGTCCCCGACGACTTCTGGGAGATAAGCATCGCCATGCACGAGCGCCATGGCCAGCTCTTCCCCGATGCCGTTGAGACGATTGAGGCCCTCAAAGACCTCGGCCTCCACGTCGGAATCATAACCGACTCGGACAACGACTACATCGAGGCCCACCTTAAGGCACTCGGAATCTACGACCTGTTCGATTCTATAACAACCAGCGAGGATGCCGGCTTCTACAAGCCCCACGAGGGGCCCTTCAGGCTCGCGCTTGAAAGGGCCGGCGTTGAAGCGGGCGAGGCCATCTACATCGGCGACAACCCGGCCAAAGACTGCGTTGGGGCCAAGAAGGTCGGCATGATGAGCGTCCTCCTCGACCCGAATGGCGCGAAGAGGGAACTGTGGGGGGACTGCGACTTCGTGGTTTCAAAGCTGAGCGAGGTCGTTGAAATCGTGAGGGGCCTGACGGAAAAATAA
- a CDS encoding protein-L-isoaspartate(D-aspartate) O-methyltransferase, with the protein MWKRRVASLVREGIIKSEAVRMAFLKYPRYLFVEERYRGYAHVDEPLPIPAGQTVSAPHMVAIMLELAELRPGMKVLEVGTGSGWNAALIAELVRTDVYTVERIPELVEFARRNLERAGVKNVHVIPGDGTLGFPPKAPYEVIIVTAGAPKVPKPLIEQLKPGGRLVIPVGSYHMWQDLYVVMKDENGRIKKKRWGGVAFVPLIGEHGWER; encoded by the coding sequence ATGTGGAAACGGAGGGTCGCCTCCCTCGTGAGGGAGGGGATAATCAAAAGTGAGGCCGTTAGGATGGCTTTTCTCAAGTATCCGCGGTATCTCTTCGTGGAGGAGCGCTATAGGGGCTACGCCCACGTTGATGAGCCCCTTCCAATCCCCGCGGGGCAGACGGTAAGCGCCCCCCACATGGTGGCGATAATGCTTGAGCTGGCCGAGCTGAGGCCGGGAATGAAAGTCCTTGAGGTGGGAACCGGCAGCGGATGGAACGCAGCTTTGATAGCCGAGCTTGTGAGGACCGACGTTTACACGGTCGAACGGATTCCCGAGCTGGTTGAATTCGCGAGGAGGAACCTTGAGCGGGCTGGAGTGAAAAACGTTCACGTGATTCCCGGCGATGGAACGCTCGGCTTTCCCCCCAAAGCCCCCTACGAGGTGATAATCGTCACCGCGGGGGCGCCGAAGGTTCCGAAACCCCTGATCGAACAGCTGAAGCCCGGCGGGAGACTCGTTATCCCCGTGGGAAGCTACCACATGTGGCAGGACCTCTACGTGGTGATGAAGGACGAAAACGGGCGAATTAAGAAAAAGCGCTGGGGCGGCGTCGCTTTCGTGCCGCTCATAGGGGAACACGGCTGGGAGAGGTAG
- a CDS encoding ASCH domain-containing protein, giving the protein MRHLEFDGRYAEAILSGRKRATVRLGRRPNLEPGDEVLLHSGGYAIGKAVIERVESKTVGELTDEDALLDGFSSREELIRALKEHYKWVNDDSTAHVIVFSLAERFEKPVMSSDYAYEGNLPVEIAEKALKYLDLSEEDRKLLELFLREGSLRKAAHRLGGMNKRYLIRDALRRAYAELKKKGIMGPKV; this is encoded by the coding sequence ATGAGGCACCTGGAGTTCGACGGACGCTACGCCGAGGCGATACTGAGCGGAAGGAAGAGGGCAACGGTGAGGCTCGGCAGGAGGCCGAATCTGGAGCCGGGGGATGAAGTCCTTCTGCACTCGGGCGGCTACGCGATAGGGAAGGCCGTTATCGAGAGGGTTGAGAGCAAAACGGTTGGCGAGCTCACCGACGAGGATGCCCTTCTGGACGGTTTTTCGAGCAGGGAGGAGCTTATTAGGGCTTTGAAGGAGCACTACAAGTGGGTCAACGACGACTCCACCGCCCACGTTATAGTCTTCAGTCTCGCGGAGCGCTTTGAGAAGCCGGTTATGAGCTCGGACTACGCCTACGAGGGCAACCTTCCGGTGGAGATAGCGGAGAAAGCCTTGAAATACCTCGACCTCTCCGAGGAGGACAGAAAGCTCCTCGAACTTTTCCTCCGGGAGGGAAGCCTGAGAAAGGCCGCCCACAGGCTCGGGGGCATGAATAAGAGGTACCTGATTAGGGACGCCCTCAGAAGGGCCTACGCGGAGCTGAAAAAGAAGGGCATCATGGGGCCGAAGGTTTGA
- a CDS encoding class III signal peptide-containing protein, which produces MRRAQGALEYLFMLAAVLILVTMAIRVVMDSVHNLNTAIANYTEEVRKQLLENL; this is translated from the coding sequence ATGCGACGAGCCCAGGGAGCCCTTGAGTACCTGTTCATGCTGGCGGCGGTCCTTATTCTCGTTACGATGGCCATACGGGTTGTCATGGATAGCGTTCACAACCTCAACACCGCCATAGCCAACTACACCGAGGAGGTCAGGAAGCAGCTCCTTGAAAACCTGTGA
- a CDS encoding ASCH domain-containing protein: protein MRVYHLRVREEYLDYIKSGEKRIEVRVAYPGLRGIQPGDKLIFNDSVPAVVTGIKRYETFRQVLREEPIKKIFPDEPSFERAVRRFHGMYPKWKENRYGVIAIKFKLIGEGR, encoded by the coding sequence ATGAGGGTATATCACCTGCGGGTTCGAGAGGAGTATCTGGACTACATAAAGTCCGGGGAAAAGCGAATAGAGGTCAGGGTTGCCTATCCGGGGCTGAGGGGAATACAACCCGGGGACAAGCTCATATTCAACGATTCGGTTCCTGCCGTGGTCACCGGGATCAAGCGTTACGAGACCTTCCGGCAGGTTCTGAGGGAGGAACCGATAAAGAAAATCTTTCCAGACGAGCCGAGCTTTGAGAGGGCGGTGAGGAGGTTCCACGGCATGTACCCGAAGTGGAAGGAGAACCGCTACGGTGTCATCGCCATAAAGTTCAAGCTCATCGGTGAGGGGAGATGA
- a CDS encoding A24 family peptidase C-terminal domain-containing protein: MEIIPLVLGVLAGIMTSYTDIKTGFIYDVHAFPTLTVLGKLLGWEEDEAEEVDLPGWIDKVIIPAAEVGIVYYLYRGLTEHNAMIATAGFIGLIIGFLLGFLLYYLGAWASGDIVVLAAFSALLPFAPDTARIVPPYGVGYPLYPISLLFNSILAVFPFILLYSFGVLIAKGKTNRLAEVFAGGIKTAVEFALWLMAIVVVGFALAGKGLGGPAAGVVSFVILLPLFARFRIVGDVAGIAALAYLLYLDPTAAYLVLLKTLAVSYILKVLLSTISLMRTEVLVEEVTVQELREWDILGEVIHEMDGRVLRDRGSGLERFKKALLSWDFKALRPVRGRVIASPTAEGLSREQIEELKRLVEEGKIENSFLRKKSMPFAPALFLGFLISYFWGDVFWWLVLRVAGL; this comes from the coding sequence ATGGAAATCATCCCGCTCGTTCTTGGCGTGTTAGCCGGGATAATGACTTCCTACACCGACATCAAAACTGGATTCATTTACGATGTCCACGCCTTCCCCACCCTAACGGTTTTGGGCAAGTTGCTGGGCTGGGAAGAGGATGAGGCTGAGGAGGTTGATCTGCCCGGCTGGATTGACAAGGTTATAATACCTGCCGCGGAGGTTGGAATCGTCTACTACCTGTACAGAGGCCTCACCGAACATAATGCGATGATAGCAACCGCGGGCTTCATTGGCCTCATCATCGGCTTCCTTCTGGGGTTCCTTCTCTATTACCTTGGAGCATGGGCAAGTGGAGATATCGTGGTTCTCGCCGCGTTCTCCGCCCTCCTACCATTCGCACCCGATACCGCCCGGATCGTCCCCCCCTACGGCGTTGGATATCCCTTGTACCCCATATCCCTCCTGTTCAACAGCATTCTGGCGGTTTTTCCGTTCATACTGCTCTACTCGTTCGGCGTTCTGATCGCCAAAGGAAAGACCAACCGTCTGGCAGAGGTATTCGCCGGGGGGATTAAAACCGCCGTGGAGTTTGCCCTGTGGTTGATGGCGATCGTTGTCGTCGGATTTGCCCTCGCCGGCAAAGGTCTTGGCGGACCGGCCGCGGGGGTGGTCTCCTTCGTTATCCTGCTGCCCCTCTTTGCGAGGTTCAGGATTGTAGGAGACGTGGCCGGAATCGCCGCTTTAGCGTATCTGCTCTACCTAGACCCAACCGCCGCATACCTTGTCCTCCTGAAGACCCTGGCAGTTTCGTACATTCTCAAGGTTCTCCTGTCCACGATAAGCCTTATGCGCACCGAGGTTCTCGTTGAGGAGGTCACCGTCCAGGAACTCCGCGAGTGGGACATTCTCGGGGAGGTCATCCACGAGATGGACGGCAGGGTGCTGAGGGACCGGGGGAGTGGCCTTGAGCGCTTTAAGAAAGCCCTCCTCTCATGGGATTTCAAGGCGTTGAGACCGGTCAGGGGGCGGGTCATAGCCTCCCCCACAGCGGAAGGCCTGAGCAGAGAGCAGATTGAGGAACTGAAACGGCTCGTCGAGGAGGGAAAGATTGAAAACAGCTTTTTAAGGAAGAAATCGATGCCCTTCGCCCCGGCGCTCTTCCTCGGCTTCTTGATAAGCTACTTCTGGGGCGACGTCTTCTGGTGGCTCGTTCTCAGGGTTGCCGGGCTCTGA